The following DNA comes from Capsicum annuum cultivar UCD-10X-F1 unplaced genomic scaffold, UCD10Xv1.1 ctg1489, whole genome shotgun sequence.
TCTATCAGCCTCATAATGTAGGTTATGTTCAGCCGAGTCTCAAATTTGTAGTTTAGTGATAGTTATTTAATGGTACATCCAGTTTATTGGCATTTGGAATTATCTACTTCTACTCAAAATTGTAGGTGGAACATATGCTACTATGATGAATAAACTTTAGATTAAAGCTCATTCCTGTATTTAAGTGTAGTGTGTTTGTTTCTGTGAAAGTTTCGCTACATTATTATATTTGTGCAAATGTTCTTAGCCTATAACCACCCGATAATTGCTTACCCATTACCAAATCAATCGATATCTTATTAGTTGGCTAGTGGATTAGTATATTTTAAAATGGACAATCCAAATCGTTAAGCATAATAATCCATCTAAACTGTCTGATAAGCAGCCCTACTCCTATGCTTAAAGaaaagttctacagagtggcagttcaGACCGGTTATGTTGTATAAAGcagagtgttggctagttaagaactcctatatccaaaagttgaatgtGGCAGAGATGAGGATATTGAGATGGATGTGTGCATTTACCAAGAGAGATAAGGTtggaaatgaggttattcgagagaATATGAGAGTGACTTCAGTGGAAGACAAGATGTGGGAAGTGAGTTTGTGACGATTCAGACATGTGATGGGAAAGTGCATGGATAGCACGGAGGTGTGGGAGGTTGGCGATGGATGATTTTAAGCGGGGTAGAGGTAAGtagaagaaatattggagggaggtgattaggcatgacataaAGCGatcagcttacggaggacataaCCCTTGATATGAAAGTGTGGAGGACGctaattagggtagagggttagtgggtaggagtgcgCCGATAATAGTAGggaggagtgctttgtttgtattTGTACCTGTCGTTTTTTGTAGTTTCTTATTTGTAGTATTCTGATGATGTTTGTgatttcgaatagatagtttataataTTACTCCGTtggtgtcttgtttcttttattatctagcggtgtgTTATCGTATTTTATcgtttattttaatattttttgtttgtttgttatactgttatctatcCTAAGCGAAGGAACTAttgaaaacaatctctctacttcatcttaggtagtagtatggactgcgtacactttactctctccaaaccccactttgtgaaAATCCACTagctatgttgttgttgtagatgtaACCTTGTCATGGTGGAGAAGTGttaaaaaaaagagttatttttgttAGCTTTAATAATGATAGGAGTATATTTGACTCTAATGTATAACTAACGACAAAGTTAGCTAATAAACTAAAatgaaagggtatttttgactcttttccctataacaaatttaatacttttaaaaatttattggataataaataatatttaaatatcaaggataaaatcaacataattgaataaattatgtaataattttgagaaaatagtCAAATGTCCCTCTAACCTATTACTCAATTACCAACTGCACATCTATGATTTGCGGGAGTCCTACTATCCCTCTggactattttaaagtggaattaatttcACCCTGAAATATTATACGCAGATTTAGAGTGGGCGTTGAAACACACGCACCGACTCATATTTAACACGtacactttcaatttaaattattttttctttctttcttttcattgttCTTGTTTTCATCACCTTCCACCATTTTTCAccattaaaataatatcaaaggtTTACTAATAGCTGAAAATGCTAAAATGAGCTAAAtttctaaaaaatctaaataaaatatttttctagtaaTGAATTTGAACAGAAAACATTAATGGATATtgctaaaaatataaattcattAAATGGGGTtgaagaaaaaatcaatattttttatatggaaaaaataagaaattagttTATTTTTCCTTATTCAATTGTAAATTGTgtgtaaataaaattatatatataatgtttattTTTGAGTTACTTGAAAGAGAATTTGTGTGTATGAAAATAGGTAAGGATGTTTTTATTCCTAACCAACGATACTAGGATTATTTTTATAGATGATGCATTGTTAAATTGCTCAAATTGGAGCAATAAATATTACTACATGAAGCATATACATGAagcataaacattgatctttttattttcctatttacCTCAAAATTACATATGCATTtgtagaaaattcaaaaaaaaaaatgagtttagaTTAAAATTGTCAAATTGAAATTCCAAAGAACAAAGAATAGAATTTGACAATTCAATTAATCTTGTGAGTTGACATCTTAAAGAATGATTAACAGCTCCAAGAATATCAATAGAGTCgattttcaaattttctcattcCATACACAAATTGTAAGATCAAAATTTAGGAATTAAGAAGAATATTAAAGTTCCTGGTGAATTTAATAGAGATGGTGGCAACGATAACGGCAACAACATGGTGAGAGGTGGGGAAATTGGTCTATGTTGTTGTgaggaagagagaaaataaattagaaaaaaagttaaaatatatatataaataaaaagaaatcttaataataaaagtttaataatttattttcggTGCTCACCCTCTCGAAGCACTCACCATGTCACGTAAGTATTTAGGGAGataataatttcaattttaaatagtttagagaGTTATAAAACTCCCGTAGAGTTAGTGTATAgttgagatttcaagaatagATCGAATTTTTTTTAGATCATTTTctcaataaatttttaaattttatggcacATCAATTTTTagacaaataataataaatgaaggcaatataaaataaaataatctgatAGAATATCCAGAATCCCACCCAACAAACCCTCTTGGAGTAGTTATAAATTCCTTAAATCTTCTCAAGACTCTTGGGAGTATTCGACTCATTGGAATATTGAAGAGCCCAACAAGCCCCTCTTGGTGTATTTATAAATTCCTAAAATCTTGATAAACCTCAATTTGGCTCATTGGAATATTGAAGAgcccaaagaaaaaaaatgggtgGAAATGGAGGAACCCAAATCTCAAGCAGCACAAACAAGATGATATCTGTTGATGAAGCACTTGAGATTGTACTGAATGTTGCTCAACGTCTGCCCCCAGTCACTTTGCCTATTCACGATATTTTAGGCAAAATCTTGGCTGAAGACATCACTGCACCTGACCCTCTTCCTCCTTATCCCGCATCTATCAAGGTACTTTTTTCCCACATATCTACTGTTTTATCATTTGGGGTATTTCTCCGTTTCAGTATATAAATATACCTAGTACAGAGGATTTTAGTAGCTCagttgattgactatcaaaactTTCACCTTGTTGGCTAGGGTTCAATTCCCTgacttgtaatttgttgattgtttttGGTGTTCAATTGATGAATCTTGGAATTATGCCACGAGTTCTCTGAGAAACTTGTTATTTTTCACCCATAAGTACTGATTTATCAATTGGGCATTGCTTCGTTTTGGTGTATATGTTGTATATGGTAATGTTAATTGGTTCATTTGATTGTTTTGTCAACTGGTTGTTGTGCCGTATTCATATATATGTTGTGATTGTGATTATTGATGTTAATTGGTTGTTTTGTCAATTGGGTACTGCTCGTATTAGTATATACGTTGTATTTTCACCTTGTTCCATATTGGTATATATGTAGTATGTTAAGGTTGATTGACTTCTTTTGTTTTGACTGTTTTTGTCGATTGGGTATTGCTCCGTTTGCGTGTATGTTGTATGGAGAATCTTAGTAGCTCAGTTGGTTGGCTAATGTACTTTCACCTTGTTCCGTATTGGTATATATGTTGTAATTGTTAATGTTAATTGACTGTTTTGTCAATTGGGTATTGCTTCATATCGGTGTATGTGTTGTATATGTTAGTTTCAttgactgattttggtgtttagTTGTTGAATCTTGGAATTGTGCGATGGGTTCTCTGGGAAGGTTGTCAATTGGGTATTGcttatatatatgttgtagttgttgatgttaATTGACTGTTTTGTCATTTGGGTATTTCCCCAACTACAATTGCAGCAATCGCCATTATAATTAATACTACCACCATTCACAACTATTTTCCTCAGCCACAAACGCCACGATCGCCAATCACTACATTCAACTGTCACCACCACTAGCCACAATTTATAATCACTGCCACCAACCACCATTACTACAATAGCTACAAATCACTATTGACCATCACCACCCTTAGCTACCACTATATATTGCCAGCCACCGCTATCAGTCACCACTGTTGTTAGCTATTACTTTCATTCACTACAATTCATAGCCACTACCACCAATTTCCAACGTAGACTACCATCGTTAATTACTACTGCCAGCCAAAATCACCACTAGCTGCTACCACCTACAACCACCACTCTCACAGCTAACTACCACCATCAACCAACCACCACTCTCATACCTGATTGGATGGTTGTTACATGTCATTTGATAGTATATCATACTGCGATGTTTTGATTGAGTACAATAGTTGAATAGATTTTGGTTGTTACATGTCATTTGACTGCGTTGTTTTGATTGAGTACAATATTTgaatggattttatcatttttcatagtTTCATATTGTAATGCACCAGCAATTTTgaagcataaacatataatattataaaaagtagGATATTGGGTAGAATTATTAGAGAAAAAGGTTGAATAAAGGTAATGGCATGCACCCAAGgatgtggcctagtggtcaatgaagtgtatTGAGAAttatgaggtctcaggttcaactCCCACATGAGTTAAAAACActgtgatttcttcccatctattCTAGTGTTGATGGatagagttacctggtacctgaTGCTGATAGGAGGTGATAGGTATtacgtggaattagtcgaggtgtgtaTAAGCTGGCCCAAACAccacaattattaaaaaaaattaaggtaacGATACGATCATACTGTTACATAAAACGGGACTTTTTGTCATTAACATAATGATGAATTTAATAATATGATACATTAAAATTTAAGTAACAACGATAACAAATATTGTATTCAAAATAAGTTTACAATACAATGAGGGGAAAAGTATCCAAATAAGTTGTCAGTTGGCACCCACAAATGCCATTGTTAACCATATCCACCACCAAccatatagtttttaaaatatttgttgacATAGTGTTAGTTAttgtttatttgaattttatgtttgttatttttgaataaaGACAAGTTTTATGcatcagatgttgaaaaacataAACAATCTTAATTATTTAGCATATCTCAATGCAACATCTTAATCTTAACATACATCTTAATATTCAGGTTCATACATCTTAATCTTAGTaaaacaaatgaggccttagtCCAGCACCTCATGATCTGCACCTAATATACATCCCACGGTGTACTATCTTTGCTGCTGAAGCAACCCCGATGGCCTTGGTTTTTAGCTTACTTTAGGCCATAAGTAAAGCTTGAGAATTATATTAGGACCAGAGGACATTGGAAATCCACAAACCATCACAATTATAATTGCACCATCACTTAGTTAAGGAGAAGATTATCTATAAATGcttattttatgtctttttctttaaaaatttccTACTTACCTTGAAGAATTTAGTACGTTTCTCTTGTTTTTCTGCTCACTCTATTCAGTTCGCTAAAGTTGCCCACCATTTGCTTTGAGAATTGTAGTTTTGGAACGTCTAGATTATGATTTTCCCTGTACCATTCCCAGAATTTGATGCTCAAGGTAACAAGACTTGACAAAAGTAGAGCTTTACATATCATTCTCCTCTTTGCTGAATAAGCATGGCCATTCTAGAAGTTGTACTTATTAAGTTCTACTGGTGAAACAGCACTATGAAACTGATAATCTAATAAACTTTCCGGTCATATAGAAATTGGCAAAATGAGAGATGTCAGCTTGTTCAAGGAGTATTTTTACTGTCAGTAGGCTTTGATTTAGGGGTTTGGGGGTTAAATTGACGATACATGAACACTTGAGATCAGGACGGATACGAGGTAGAGACAGTAGTAGTGTGGAAGATGAAAGAAAAATGGGAGATGGATAAAGGCTAAATTGATGAAACTGAACTTTTGTATATTCACATCAGTTGTAAGCAGAAAATAGCTCAAAAAGAAAGCATGTTGATAAAGAGTTTCATTTATGTTGTTGCCTTCTTTTGGGTGGAACTGTTGCAGGACGGATATGCCGTTGTTGCTGCTGATGGACCTGGTGAATATCCTGTGATTACTGAATCAAGAGCTGGAAATGATGCACTTGGTGTGACGGTTACCCCTGGGACTGTTGCATATGTAACTACTGGAGGTCTGTTTGTTCTGATATTTTGTTCCATTGATATTGTTTAAACTTAATGCCTTTATGCCTAGACATATATTTGCTCTTGTTGATCTTggtaaaatatttagaattatgttatgtaatctgcttctgtgctttactatgtgtttgtgtggtatctcgtgtcttgagccgggggtctatcggaaacagcctttctactttatcagaggtagaggtatggactgcgtacatcttaccccccagaccccactaggtgggaatacactgggtttgttgttgttgttgttgtatatcttAAAACAGCCCATTTGGTGGGAGTATACTGGGTATGCTGTTGTTTATATCTAAAAACAAGCAAAGAAACATCCTTATCGGGAAATATTGATGTTTGACATCTGACCATAACATATATTGTGTTAGGGATAAGACATTTATCGGTGTCAAAAGGATATTAGTTCTTTGATCACATCCCTCATCGGATTAATGTTCATTATTCTGGTTAAGAAACGTATATGTTTGAATATTGAACCCTGCTCTATTTCATCCACTTCATGTTACCATAATCAAAGTTGCAAGAGAACCTGATCTACAACCTGAAGTGGTACATTCTCATCTCCTCTTCTCTTCTTACCCTTTACACGACCCTGAAAAAACTTATACATGTGGATAGAGATACAAGATTTGGACTCATCTAGATTTGGCTGATACCAAATTTCCTGCCATTTTGGGTTCTGACTCGTGAATGCTTGCAGATGCCCAAGTTAGACTCAAATGAATGACATGTGAAGTTCTTGATAACAAGGAGGGGAAAAATGAATGTGAACCATTAGTTTCATGGTAATGATCCTATTTCTGGATGTCAGTCAATTGTGATCAGACAACCAGACTTACTGATTTTCCCATCTTAGGACATGAAAAAACAATCCTGAGACATGTTGCCTGCATTTCTTGCCGTAGGGTCTGACTAAACATCTTCAACATTATTGTTCGCTGCACACAATCCCCACATTATTATTCATGCAACAATTCCTTCACTATAGTCCTTGCACAATTACTCCGAACTAAATGAATCCTTAAATATATCATTAACCTATTGCAACTGGAGCTTGTAGAGCCCCTTGAAGATAATGAGCAATCTGGTCCAGTTCAGTGGATGTAATTTCTATTTTGGTGGGTTTAGAAAGCTAGATCACTATTTCTTTCAGCAAATGGTCATCCAACTAGTACTGTGCTGGGTGTCAATTGATTTCTCCGTGCTGTCCACCTATCCAGGTCCGGTTCCTGATGGTGCTGATGCTGTTGTGCAAGTAGAGGACACTGAATCAATTTCAGTTGGTTCAGCTGAACCAAAGCGAGTGCGAATATTGAAGCAAACTAGCTCTGGAGTCGATATTCGTGCAGTGGTAAGAACTTGATGCTGTACCTTGGGTATGTCTTATGCGTAGGTAGAGTGGAGTTCTGATTGCAGAACAGTTTTACTGTTTTTTAGTGTTATTTTGTTTTCTGGACAATAATATTGTTTGATATGGTTTTGGAATTGGTTGCTTGTAGGCTGGAAGATTTTTTTAGAAACAACTTTTTGATAGCGTTCCATTCTCTGGaaagaaaactttatttttttttggaaaatatagAAAACGACTGATTTTATTTTGTGTGTGTAAAACAAATTAATTggacaattttaatttttaaaattttttaccaTGCGACAGTAAAGACAATTAATTTTCTATGTGATCCAAAAACTATTTTACGAATATGCATGTCTCTATTGATAGCAAACTATAGAGCGAGTTACTGATGTGGCATTTGCCTTCTTATTTCTGGATGGTATTGAGAGAAATCTGGATATTGGCATGAATACTCCCAGAAAAATAATCCACGTAATTTGGTAAGTGCTATTATCTTCTGAAGCGATTAGTTGTATTAACTAGAACCTCAATCCCAAacggaaaccaaaaaaaaaaactaggtgaCTTCTTCTcattttggtggacaaagttATCTGGTACCTATGTTGGCGGGAGGTTGCAGCTACCAGGTGGAATTAGTCTTAGTGGGCTCAAGCTGGCTCGGCACTGCtgtcataaaaaaatgaaaatgaattcATATTTTGTCTGGCAATGAGCTGCTCCCTCAGACCTAATGATACACTAAGCTGACTGAAGTCTATTGCTGATTGGTGCAGCTGTTGGGAATTTGTGCCACCCCAAGGTAGTCCATATGAGAAGCATGTGAGCTTtaggcattttggtctttttgcATGTTTGAAGGACCTCTACAGCCTAATAGTGTATGTTAACTTGTTATGCTTTGCCCGAATATTGGCAACCCACTGATTTCGGGTCAAGTCAGTCTTACTGCATcttcataaaattattttgaccCCTGAGAGCATAAACTATGTATTATTTGGATACTGCATATTTTagagaatttctttttttttttttcttttttgataaaaaCATATTTAAGAAACCGTTCTCCCTATAGCTGCTTAAATTTTATTATTCGGGTGATCTTGTTGAAAAGGTGGCTATAGGCCTTGAAAATGGTACCATTGCTTTCGGCTACTTACTCCATATGGCTGCTACCGTGATTGTTCATTTGGTCCTTTTCAACTGCTTTAAAATTGTCTTTTCCAGGGATCAGACATTGCACAAGGTACTATCGTATTGAAATCTGGGGAGCGCTTAGGTGCTGCGGAAATTGGTCTACTCGCCACTGTGGGTGTTGTCACAGCGAAGGTATTTGTTTTATTTCGTTGTGGTTTCAATGTTATAACCCAGAATGTCTGCCTATTTCTTCCTCTTTTCCATGCCATGTCTTGTGAAAACATGTGGCATTTTGGATTGCTGATTTACAGGTGTACCCTAGTCCAACAATTGGTGTCTTATCAACAGGGGATGAGCTTGCAGAACCAACAATTGGGAGATTAAACCGCGGTCAGGTTGTGGAAGCTACTACGAtattcttctttaaaaaaataatctgatGCTCATAGTGGCAAATCAGTGATAATGAAACTTCTGCTGCATTAGTTTGTGACTTCAAAAGTAGCATCTTCATCCAAGTAtctaaaagggcagcccggtgcactaaagctaccgctatgcgcggtgtccggggaaggcccccaccacaagggtgtatcgtacgcagccttaccttgctgccagaggctgtttcctattttcactaaaaggaattttaaaataaagttaataGTTGGTCATAGTACTTACATGATTCAATCAAACACTAATTTTGCCAGAGTATTTCTACCAAAAGCTATTAAAACCTCTAATTGAATTGAAAAGTACTTTTGTCAAAAAGTACATAGCACATAACCCGGCTATTATCCTTTCGTTAGCTTGCAGGTTTCCTTTCAAGGAAAATCTtcagtaaatttccattttctttaTTCGTATTGTGACGAGATTTCGTCAAACTTATTATTGAGCAATCTTTCTTCCTATCTTTCTTGTTCTGCTCAGGTATCTCATAGATAATCCCGTTCATTGCGTGATCACTTTATTACTCGTAATTGGACTAGATGCAGATATTCTCCTCTGGTGTATTTTACTTAACCTCAATTTATCATAAGTAGATAAGGGACTCCAACCGTGCAATGATCCTAACTGCTGCAACACAGCATCAATGCAAAGTTCTTGATCTTGGTATAGCTCGTGACAATGAGGAGGAGATTGAGAGGACATTAGACAATGCATTTGCTTCTGGAATTGACATCCTTCTCTCCTCTGGAGGTGTTTCCATGGGAGACCGGGATTTTGTGAAACCTTTACTTCAAAAGAAAGGGACAGTATTATTTCAGAAGGTAATGCTGACAATATTCGTATACAGATTTTGGAAGCTTATATTTTCATAAAGTAATACTCCCTGTTTATGCTTATAGGATTGAGCTGGGAGCTTGTACATATATACCTCGATGTTTCTTGTTCGTTTCGGCGCTCATTTTGTGTCTATAAATTCAGAAAGTGATTACTTACTGGCGTTCTTTGCAAATCAGGTTCTCATGAAACCAGGAAAGCCTCTCACATTTGCTGAGATCCTTCCCAGATCATCTGACAGGACTTCCAGTAAGATTCTTGCATTTGGGCTACCTGGAAATCCTGTGAGTTGTTCAGTCTGTTTCCATCTCTTTGTGGTTCCAGCCATTAGGCACATCTCTGGGTGGGCAAATCCTCATCTTCCAAGGTAGCCAAGAGTTGACAGAAGAAGTCCTCTTCTCTCTCTAGCCCCTCAATCCTTTTTCTATTCAACTTTTAGTTCATTTATAGTGGTCCAACCTCAGTAAAGCAGTATCTATTTCTAACAATTGTAGAGTGCAAGCTCGTCTAAAGCATTCAGTAAAGACAGATCCTCTCCGTCCAGAATTCCATCGAGCTGTTATATCCTGGCAGTTGAATGATTGGTCGGGTTATCAAGGGTAAGTGTTGTATTTTTCtgcttttgtttctctttctttccgAACATGCAGTTCCATCCAACTAAAATCTTTCAAGGGTAAATTTTTAAAGTTTAGTAGTTTATAGCATTTTCCAAATGCACTTACTGGTGTCATTGATGCTGGTTCTCCTGTATTTTCAATCTAAGAAGCTCCCTTCTTGTTTACTCTTTATCTGACGTATCACAATATTGCGAATGGTGGAAGTCCTTGATATATGAGcttattatgtaaataaaaaatcAGTTGATGTGGATGctattcttttttctttgctTCGCGGTCTTGAATGTACAATATTTCAGTTATTCCAAAATTTGACCCATTTGATGTTATAATTTTGTGCCTCCCTGCGTTATCTTTTCATGTAACACGGTTCGTAGATCACTAAATTGTGCATTTTTTGCTTCTTCCACCGTTTCGCCTGTAAAATCCTGGCTTTCGCAAAATGTGTTGGTACACACTCTGAAATGAATATTGCGGGACAAGGATTCATATTCGAGCAATTAGAGTTCTTGGACAAGAATAGTAAGTAGAATTGCAAATCCCTTATAAATTAGTTGCTGAGAGTGCTATGATCTCATATTTAGTTCTTATTATAAAAGCAATGAGACGCTCTGTTTGTGATCTTCTGATGAATTTGTATGGTATGTAGTCCTTACTCTTCTTCATATTTGGCTATATTTTCCCTTATTTCCTTTTGTTGCACCAATGACCTTTAAGTATAGAAGATTGGGTGAGTTTGTAGAAAACCATATCTTTTTGTAGGTTCTCTCTTTGGTATACAAGAGGATTTTTGTGCCCAAACCTTTTAATAGAGCTgttactttatcaaaaaaaaaaaaaagaaaaaaacatcatACACACATTTATTAGCGGTATCCC
Coding sequences within:
- the LOC107875849 gene encoding molybdopterin biosynthesis protein CNX1, which gives rise to MGGNGGTQISSSTNKMISVDEALEIVLNVAQRLPPVTLPIHDILGKILAEDITAPDPLPPYPASIKDGYAVVAADGPGEYPVITESRAGNDALGVTVTPGTVAYVTTGGPVPDGADAVVQVEDTESISVGSAEPKRVRILKQTSSGVDIRAVGSDIAQGTIVLKSGERLGAAEIGLLATVGVVTAKVYPSPTIGVLSTGDELAEPTIGRLNRGQIRDSNRAMILTAATQHQCKVLDLGIARDNEEEIERTLDNAFASGIDILLSSGGVSMGDRDFVKPLLQKKGTVLFQKVLMKPGKPLTFAEILPRSSDRTSSKILAFGLPGNPVSCSVCFHLFVVPAIRHISGWANPHLPRVQARLKHSVKTDPLRPEFHRAVISWQLNDWSGYQGFIAESTGHQISSRLLSMKSANALLELPASETSLPAGASVSAILVSDISNSPGSRNLQLSDSCSTQQEHKLAATDAGSSEFKVAILTVSDTVATGLGPDRSGPRAVSVVNSSSEKLGGTIIVATAVVPDDVQKIKDMLQKWSDIDKVDLILTLGGTGFTPRDVTPEATKSMIQKETPGLLYVMMRESLKVTPSAVLSRAAAGIRGSTLIINMPGNPNAVAECMEALLPALKHALKQVRGDKREKHPRHIPHAQAAPTDTWERSYSLAFGGVQEEHGCSCSH